A window from Tenacibaculum singaporense encodes these proteins:
- a CDS encoding bifunctional metallophosphatase/5'-nucleotidase, with translation MKQFKILLLLLITYTLVSCGSSQKKNNSTSSETTYQFKKDTDKTYFTILQLNDVYEIAPIQGGMYGGMARVETVHKQLLEESKNTMLVLAGDFLSPSLLGTMKYNGERVRGKQMVEVMNAMNFDLVAFGNHEFDLSFTHLQDRLNESKFDWISANVLHNVDGKHSYFHKVVDGKKQSLKDTFIKEFKNPDGTTLKVGFISVCIPSNPKSYVHYGDMYKEIQRSYNEIKDNVDIVLGLTHASLTQDKEIAKLLPNVPLIIGGHEHTNSYTEVGEVTITKADANAKTAYIHRFEYNPKTKGVNFKSELKEINKSIPFDAKVKEVVDKWQVVLEDKIQEVVSNPYEVIYKATEPLDARESTIRTVQTNMGKIIAESMSLAYNNEVDCALVNGGSVRIDDVLSGDVNAVDIFRVLPYGGEILKVKIKGSLLKEVLDFGVESSGTGAYLQRFNAKKVNGLWELKNGKLQENQTYTVAFSDYLLRGLDIPMLSNKSEGVINVYTPEVGEVAYDIRKAVVNFLKQNQI, from the coding sequence ATGAAGCAATTTAAAATCCTATTACTACTTTTAATAACTTACACTTTAGTTAGTTGTGGTTCTTCCCAAAAGAAAAATAATTCAACTTCTTCAGAAACAACATATCAGTTTAAAAAAGATACTGATAAAACCTATTTCACAATATTACAGTTAAATGATGTATATGAAATTGCTCCAATTCAAGGAGGAATGTATGGAGGGATGGCAAGAGTTGAAACCGTACATAAGCAGCTTTTAGAGGAGAGTAAGAATACCATGTTAGTATTGGCGGGAGACTTTTTATCACCCTCTTTACTAGGAACAATGAAATATAATGGAGAAAGAGTAAGAGGAAAACAAATGGTAGAGGTTATGAATGCTATGAATTTTGACCTTGTAGCATTTGGAAATCACGAATTTGATTTAAGTTTTACACACCTACAAGATCGTTTGAATGAGAGTAAGTTTGATTGGATTTCTGCCAATGTATTACATAATGTTGACGGTAAGCATTCTTATTTTCATAAAGTAGTTGATGGTAAAAAACAAAGCTTAAAAGATACTTTTATTAAAGAATTTAAAAACCCTGATGGAACTACTTTAAAAGTAGGATTTATAAGTGTTTGTATTCCATCTAATCCTAAAAGTTATGTGCATTATGGAGATATGTATAAAGAAATACAACGTTCTTATAACGAAATAAAAGACAATGTTGATATTGTATTAGGCTTAACCCATGCATCACTTACACAGGATAAAGAAATAGCAAAACTTTTACCAAACGTGCCATTAATTATTGGAGGACATGAGCATACAAATAGTTATACCGAGGTAGGTGAGGTAACAATAACAAAGGCAGATGCTAACGCAAAAACAGCCTATATTCATAGGTTTGAATACAATCCAAAAACGAAAGGAGTTAACTTTAAATCTGAGTTAAAAGAAATTAATAAATCGATTCCTTTTGATGCTAAAGTAAAAGAGGTTGTTGATAAATGGCAAGTAGTTTTAGAAGATAAAATTCAAGAAGTAGTATCGAATCCTTATGAGGTAATATATAAAGCAACAGAACCTTTAGATGCAAGAGAAAGTACTATTAGAACGGTACAAACCAATATGGGAAAAATCATTGCAGAATCTATGAGTTTAGCATATAATAATGAAGTAGATTGTGCTTTAGTAAACGGAGGGTCTGTACGAATAGATGATGTTTTATCTGGAGATGTAAATGCTGTAGATATTTTTAGAGTATTACCTTATGGAGGCGAGATTTTAAAAGTTAAAATTAAGGGAAGTTTATTAAAGGAAGTATTAGATTTTGGTGTTGAATCTTCAGGAACAGGTGCCTACTTACAACGATTTAATGCAAAAAAAGTAAATGGACTATGGGAGCTTAAAAATGGAAAACTACAAGAAAATCAAACTTACACAGTTGCTTTTTCAGATTATTTGTTAAGAGGACTTGATATTCCTATGCTCTCAAACAAAAGTGAAGGAGTTATAAATGTTTATACACCTGAGGTAGGAGAGGTAGCCTATGATATACGTAAAGCAGTTGTTAACTTTCTTAAACAAAATCAGATTTAA
- a CDS encoding DUF4856 domain-containing protein — MKRVILSMIAVSALVFTSCSSDDEPVNSVKAPATYKFERNNESTVSFSGQTTRIKMATELITALKNTAKTEADLNKMFAHAEGDADFTDATLNASGKNVRSKTAASAEFFSANTTEANAIKAQFDAWIKEQVDVVFPNWDVDAVAGTAGKLQQNGGGSIRYINGKGVELNQIFAKSLIGGLMVDQMLNNYLGTAVLDAGSNVTNNDKDVVEEGKSYTTMEHKWDEAYGYLYGNEANPAEPVLEADKFLNEYLAKVNGDADFAGIADDIYNAFKLGRAAIVAKNYDVRNKQAEIIREKISHVIAIRGVYYLQQGKNNWATDKAAAFHAISEGLGFIYSLQFTRKNNAKEAYFTKAEVEGLLEDLLGTGNGLWEDTTPATLDTVSETIAAKFNFTVTEAGS; from the coding sequence ATGAAAAGAGTAATCCTTTCTATGATAGCTGTTTCAGCTTTGGTATTTACTTCATGTTCAAGTGATGATGAACCTGTAAATTCAGTAAAAGCACCAGCAACTTATAAATTTGAAAGAAATAATGAGTCTACAGTAAGTTTTTCTGGACAAACGACTCGAATTAAAATGGCTACTGAATTAATTACTGCATTAAAAAATACAGCAAAAACAGAAGCGGATTTAAACAAAATGTTTGCACATGCTGAAGGAGATGCAGATTTTACTGATGCAACATTAAACGCTTCAGGTAAAAATGTACGTAGTAAAACAGCAGCTTCAGCAGAGTTCTTTTCAGCAAACACAACAGAAGCGAATGCTATAAAAGCTCAATTTGATGCTTGGATAAAAGAGCAGGTAGATGTTGTATTTCCAAACTGGGATGTTGACGCAGTTGCTGGAACAGCAGGTAAACTTCAACAAAATGGAGGAGGATCTATTAGATACATAAATGGAAAAGGAGTTGAGTTAAACCAAATTTTTGCAAAATCATTAATCGGAGGTTTAATGGTTGATCAAATGTTAAATAATTATTTAGGTACAGCTGTCTTAGATGCAGGAAGTAATGTTACTAACAACGATAAGGATGTTGTAGAGGAAGGAAAAAGTTATACAACAATGGAGCATAAGTGGGATGAAGCTTACGGTTATTTATATGGTAACGAAGCTAATCCAGCTGAACCAGTATTAGAAGCAGATAAGTTTTTAAACGAATATTTAGCAAAAGTAAATGGAGATGCTGATTTTGCTGGTATAGCAGATGATATTTACAACGCATTTAAATTGGGAAGAGCTGCTATTGTTGCAAAAAACTATGATGTTCGTAACAAGCAAGCAGAAATCATTCGTGAAAAAATTTCACATGTAATTGCAATTAGAGGAGTATATTACTTACAACAAGGTAAAAATAACTGGGCAACAGATAAGGCAGCAGCATTTCATGCTATTTCTGAAGGTTTAGGATTTATCTATAGTTTACAGTTTACTCGTAAAAACAATGCTAAAGAAGCATATTTTACAAAGGCAGAAGTAGAAGGGTTATTAGAAGACTTATTAGGAACAGGAAATGGATTATGGGAAGATACTACACCAGCAACATTAGATACTGTTTCAGAAACAATCGCTGCTAAATTTAACTTCACTGTTACAGAAGCAGGGAGCTAA
- a CDS encoding imelysin family protein: MIKKFLPFLLLAVIVYACSSDSSDNPTPSDGFDRGEILTHLADNIIIPSFEAFDSQLTTLETKATSFTDTPNATTLAEVRTAWLNAYKAWQHVEMFNIGKAEELGVESFVFFFNIYPVTVADVESNISNGTYDLNSSNNHDAQGFPALDYLLYGVAANDTAILEKYTTDANAANYKKYITDVIAQMSGLTTTILNDWKGSYRDQFVASTGNTASSSLNKLVNDFIFYYEKGLRANKFGIPAGNFSSTPLPEKVEAYYNRVASKALALEALNAVQDFFNGNNFNAAGSGISFKSYLEYLKRGDLVNLINAQFNTAETQVGTLNDDFYQQINTDNTQMTKAFDELQKVVVYLKVDMLQAFNVSVDYVDADGD; this comes from the coding sequence ATGATTAAAAAGTTTTTACCTTTCCTATTACTTGCAGTTATAGTTTACGCATGTAGTTCAGATAGTTCAGATAACCCAACACCATCAGATGGCTTTGATAGAGGAGAAATACTAACACATTTAGCAGATAATATTATCATTCCTTCTTTTGAAGCGTTTGATAGCCAGTTAACTACGTTAGAAACAAAAGCTACTTCTTTTACAGATACTCCAAATGCAACAACTTTAGCAGAAGTGCGTACCGCTTGGTTAAATGCTTACAAAGCATGGCAACATGTAGAAATGTTTAACATAGGTAAGGCAGAAGAGTTAGGAGTAGAAAGCTTTGTTTTTTTCTTTAATATTTATCCTGTAACAGTTGCAGATGTTGAAAGTAATATAAGTAACGGAACATACGATTTAAATAGTTCTAATAATCACGATGCTCAAGGTTTTCCTGCATTAGATTATTTATTGTACGGAGTAGCAGCAAACGACACTGCTATTTTAGAAAAATATACAACAGATGCAAATGCCGCTAATTACAAAAAGTATATAACTGATGTGATTGCTCAAATGAGTGGATTAACAACGACAATTCTTAATGATTGGAAAGGAAGTTATAGAGATCAATTTGTTGCCTCTACGGGCAATACAGCTAGTTCATCATTAAATAAGTTGGTAAACGATTTTATTTTTTATTATGAAAAAGGCTTAAGAGCTAATAAGTTTGGAATACCAGCAGGAAACTTTTCATCAACACCATTGCCAGAAAAAGTAGAAGCATATTACAATCGAGTAGCATCAAAAGCATTAGCATTAGAAGCATTAAATGCTGTTCAAGATTTTTTTAACGGAAATAACTTTAACGCAGCGGGTTCTGGAATTAGTTTTAAAAGTTATTTAGAGTACTTAAAAAGAGGAGATTTAGTAAACTTAATAAATGCACAGTTTAATACAGCTGAAACACAGGTTGGTACATTAAATGATGATTTTTATCAACAAATAAACACAGACAATACTCAAATGACAAAAGCATTTGATGAGTTGCAAAAAGTAGTGGTGTATCTTAAAGTTGACATGCTACAAGCATTTAATGTTAGCGTAGATTATGTTGATGCCGACGGAGATTAA
- a CDS encoding HTTM domain-containing protein — protein sequence MISKNYLSKQINSAPLAVFRVFFGIMMLFGIIRFWYHGWIEKLYVQPTFHFSYYGFEWVKPIGNYTYLLFVISGLSAAFVALGFKYRLAIVTFFLSFTYIELMDKTTYLNHYYFISILSFVLIFLPANARFSLDAYLRKREYINVPKWTIDSVKLLLGIVYFYAGLAKLNSDWLFRAQPLKIWLPSKYDLPFIGNNLMQQEWFHYAMSWSGALYDLSIPFLLLYKRTRLLAFGLVVFFHVFTRVLFPIGMFPFIMIVATLIFFDASLHEKIIQFIKRVFSISSETVEEVKDYTYTKLKKKVILSILGTLFVLQILLPWRYLLYPGELFWTEEGFRFSWRVMLIEKAGYANFKIVDGETGKFFYVNNADFLTSFQEKQMSFQPDFILEYAHYLGDHFKKDGHKNIEVYVESFVALNGRLSQPYINSKVDLYKQKESFKHKDWILPFTDKIKIYGL from the coding sequence ATGATTTCTAAAAACTACCTTTCAAAGCAAATAAATTCAGCCCCTTTGGCTGTTTTTCGTGTTTTTTTTGGGATTATGATGCTTTTTGGTATCATCCGATTTTGGTACCATGGTTGGATAGAAAAACTATATGTGCAACCTACATTTCACTTTTCATATTACGGTTTTGAATGGGTAAAACCTATTGGGAATTACACATATTTACTATTTGTAATTAGTGGTTTATCAGCAGCATTCGTAGCTTTAGGGTTTAAATATAGATTAGCTATTGTAACATTTTTTCTAAGCTTTACTTATATAGAGTTAATGGATAAAACAACCTATTTAAACCATTACTACTTTATAAGCATACTAAGTTTTGTACTAATCTTTTTACCAGCAAACGCTCGTTTTTCTTTAGATGCTTACCTAAGAAAAAGAGAATATATAAATGTGCCAAAATGGACAATTGATAGCGTAAAATTGCTATTAGGAATTGTTTACTTTTATGCTGGTTTAGCAAAATTAAATTCTGATTGGTTATTTAGAGCACAACCTTTAAAAATATGGTTGCCGTCAAAATACGATTTACCATTTATAGGAAATAACTTAATGCAACAAGAATGGTTTCACTACGCGATGAGTTGGAGTGGAGCTTTGTATGACTTATCAATTCCTTTTTTATTACTATACAAAAGAACACGTCTGTTAGCTTTCGGATTGGTCGTATTCTTCCATGTATTCACTAGGGTTTTATTTCCTATAGGCATGTTTCCTTTTATAATGATTGTTGCAACACTCATTTTTTTCGATGCTTCTTTGCACGAGAAAATTATTCAATTTATAAAGAGAGTGTTCTCAATTTCATCAGAAACAGTTGAAGAAGTCAAAGATTACACATATACAAAACTTAAAAAGAAAGTCATCCTATCAATCTTAGGAACTCTTTTTGTACTTCAAATTCTATTACCATGGCGTTACTTATTGTATCCAGGAGAATTATTTTGGACAGAAGAAGGTTTTCGTTTTTCGTGGCGAGTTATGTTAATAGAAAAAGCAGGCTATGCAAATTTTAAAATTGTAGATGGAGAAACAGGGAAGTTTTTTTATGTAAACAATGCTGATTTTTTAACCTCTTTTCAAGAAAAGCAAATGAGTTTTCAGCCTGATTTTATTTTGGAATATGCTCATTATTTAGGAGATCATTTTAAAAAAGACGGTCACAAAAATATAGAAGTCTATGTAGAAAGTTTTGTAGCATTAAACGGACGATTAAGTCAACCATATATAAACTCAAAGGTAGATTTATATAAACAAAAAGAAAGTTTTAAACACAAAGATTGGATATTACCTTTTACTGATAAAATTAAAATTTATGGACTATAA
- a CDS encoding TonB-dependent receptor family protein has translation MDYKYMFKHTQLAQNIVKLVCVLLFFTASTFAQNKVSGVVTSEINTKLQNVKVYNKTGRLLAETNSKGFYQFTAEKEQLELLFYVEDYQLKEVKVTVVKDVVLNVQLNSFSEELSEIQIKAQRRKVFELKRLKDVEETAIFAGKKTEVVLVNQSTAALASNNARQLYSQVAGLNIFQNDDAGLQLNIGGRGLDPNRTSNFNTRQNGYDISADVLGYPESYYTPPAEALNEIQIVRGAASLQYGTQFGGLVNFIMKKPNPNKPLEIITRNTLGSNNLFTNFTSIGGTKGKFSYYGYYNYKQGDGFRPNSEFDSKNAFTHLGYEISDRTKLEAEITYLKYVAQQAGGLTDAMFVENPFQSNRERNWFQVDWFLYNLKLAHRFSDKTNFTFNFFGLNASRDAVGYRTNRVSDEDPGRERQVIKGDFNNFGFEARLLSEYELFNKKATFLIGSKFYKANNTSAQGPGSELSDADFKIYSEEYPNYPRQSNSTFPNLNIALFGENIFYLNDQWSVTPGFRLEHIKTEREEFITDITTDAAGNVINRNERDEEETKERTFLLLGVGTSYKPNTSIEFYGNVSQNYRSVTFADISTANPAFAIAEDITDEKGFTADIGVRGDFNKVVSYDVSVFGLFYNDRIGIYTRSDGKPERDNIGDARILGVESLFDLNLKKMFDINSDYNFNYFVNTSYTNSEYTSSIANGIVGNKVEFVPEFNFKTGVKFGYKNLLSSLQYTYLTQQFSDASNAVIADSNSSIAKISGVVGEIPAYGVLDFSASYKYKIFKLEAGVNNLLDEKYFTRRATGYPGPGIIPSAPRNWYVTLQFKI, from the coding sequence ATGGACTATAAATACATGTTCAAACACACACAATTAGCTCAAAATATAGTAAAGTTAGTATGTGTATTGTTATTTTTTACAGCTTCAACTTTTGCTCAAAACAAAGTTTCAGGAGTGGTAACCTCTGAAATAAATACGAAGTTGCAAAATGTAAAAGTATATAACAAAACGGGTAGATTGTTAGCAGAGACTAACAGTAAAGGATTTTATCAGTTTACAGCAGAAAAAGAACAATTAGAATTGTTGTTCTATGTAGAAGATTACCAATTAAAAGAAGTTAAAGTAACTGTTGTAAAAGACGTTGTATTAAATGTTCAATTAAACTCTTTTTCTGAAGAGCTATCAGAAATACAAATCAAAGCACAACGAAGAAAAGTGTTTGAGTTAAAGCGCTTAAAAGATGTGGAAGAAACGGCAATTTTTGCAGGAAAAAAGACAGAAGTTGTTTTAGTAAATCAATCTACAGCTGCGTTAGCTTCTAATAATGCACGCCAGTTATACAGTCAAGTAGCAGGATTAAACATTTTTCAAAATGACGATGCAGGTTTACAATTAAATATTGGTGGTAGAGGATTAGACCCTAACAGAACATCCAATTTTAATACACGTCAAAACGGATACGATATTAGTGCAGATGTGTTAGGGTATCCAGAAAGTTATTATACACCACCAGCGGAAGCATTGAATGAAATTCAAATTGTAAGAGGGGCTGCTTCGTTACAATATGGAACGCAGTTTGGAGGACTAGTTAACTTTATAATGAAGAAACCAAACCCTAACAAACCATTAGAAATAATTACAAGAAATACCTTAGGAAGTAATAACTTATTTACCAATTTTACAAGTATTGGAGGAACCAAAGGTAAATTTAGCTACTACGGATATTATAATTACAAGCAAGGAGATGGTTTCCGTCCGAATTCTGAATTCGATTCAAAAAATGCCTTTACACATTTAGGATATGAGATTTCAGACAGAACAAAGTTAGAAGCAGAAATAACATATTTGAAATATGTAGCTCAGCAAGCTGGAGGGTTAACTGACGCTATGTTTGTAGAAAATCCTTTTCAGAGTAATAGAGAACGTAATTGGTTTCAAGTAGATTGGTTTTTGTACAACCTTAAGTTGGCTCATCGTTTTTCAGATAAAACAAATTTCACGTTTAATTTCTTTGGTTTAAATGCTTCAAGAGACGCGGTAGGATATAGAACCAATAGAGTTAGTGATGAAGACCCAGGGAGAGAAAGACAAGTTATAAAAGGAGATTTTAATAACTTCGGATTTGAAGCTAGGTTATTATCAGAATATGAGTTATTCAATAAAAAAGCTACTTTTTTAATAGGGAGTAAGTTTTATAAAGCAAATAACACATCAGCGCAAGGCCCGGGATCTGAATTGTCAGATGCTGACTTTAAAATTTACTCAGAAGAGTATCCAAACTATCCAAGACAATCAAACAGTACATTTCCTAATTTAAATATTGCATTGTTTGGAGAGAATATTTTCTATTTAAATGATCAATGGTCAGTAACTCCAGGTTTTCGTTTAGAACATATAAAAACCGAAAGAGAAGAATTCATAACTGATATTACTACTGATGCAGCGGGGAATGTGATAAATAGAAATGAAAGAGACGAGGAAGAAACAAAAGAACGTACTTTTTTACTATTAGGAGTAGGAACTAGTTATAAGCCTAACACCTCAATAGAATTTTACGGGAATGTTTCACAAAACTACCGTTCAGTAACCTTTGCAGATATCAGTACTGCAAATCCTGCTTTTGCAATAGCAGAAGATATTACAGATGAAAAAGGATTTACAGCCGATATAGGAGTAAGGGGAGATTTTAATAAAGTTGTATCATATGATGTAAGTGTTTTTGGACTTTTTTATAATGATAGAATAGGTATTTATACAAGATCAGATGGTAAGCCAGAAAGAGATAATATTGGGGATGCAAGAATTCTTGGTGTAGAGAGTCTTTTTGATTTGAACCTAAAAAAGATGTTTGATATAAATAGCGATTATAACTTTAATTACTTTGTAAATACTTCCTATACAAACTCAGAGTATACCTCTTCAATAGCAAATGGAATTGTAGGTAATAAAGTAGAATTTGTGCCAGAATTTAACTTTAAAACCGGTGTTAAGTTCGGATATAAAAACTTATTATCAAGTTTACAATATACTTACCTAACACAACAATTTTCTGATGCATCGAATGCTGTTATAGCAGACTCAAATTCAAGTATCGCTAAAATAAGTGGAGTAGTAGGTGAAATTCCTGCTTATGGAGTATTAGACTTCTCAGCTTCTTACAAATACAAAATTTTCAAGTTAGAAGCAGGAGTAAATAACCTGTTAGACGAAAAATACTTTACACGAAGGGCAACAGGATATCCAGGACCAGGTATTATACCATCCGCTCCGAGAAACTGGTATGTAACATTACAGTTCAAAATTTAA